A genomic window from Pseudoalteromonas piratica includes:
- a CDS encoding chemotaxis protein CheW codes for MTKQLFANEKVMKQYLDALLQEESSETLVSPVENLLSDVESKAAEHQKAILKPKESPQIASTIEQVESREVVEAVEVALPPSQTQDDSFAADEFQALYFEVAGLTLAVPLKSLGGIYQLGEINQLFGKPDWFKGVMLHREEKLNVVDSARWVMPEKYNKNLEEALNYQYLIMLGESNWGLLAERLIDNVSLSHQDIKWRDKAGRRPWLAGLIKEKMCALINVSAMTELLNQGLDSQDD; via the coding sequence ATGACTAAGCAGTTATTTGCAAACGAAAAAGTGATGAAGCAGTATCTAGATGCGCTGTTACAAGAAGAATCATCGGAAACACTAGTAAGTCCAGTTGAAAATTTGCTTAGTGATGTAGAGAGTAAAGCTGCTGAACATCAAAAAGCCATTTTAAAACCAAAAGAAAGCCCACAGATTGCGTCTACCATTGAGCAAGTTGAGTCGAGAGAAGTCGTTGAAGCTGTGGAAGTCGCTTTACCACCATCACAAACTCAAGATGACAGTTTTGCGGCCGATGAATTCCAAGCACTTTATTTTGAAGTAGCGGGGCTCACCCTTGCAGTACCACTAAAATCGTTAGGCGGTATTTACCAATTAGGTGAAATAAATCAACTATTTGGAAAGCCAGATTGGTTTAAAGGGGTAATGTTGCATCGTGAAGAGAAACTGAATGTAGTTGACTCTGCGCGCTGGGTAATGCCAGAAAAATATAACAAAAACTTAGAAGAAGCGCTAAACTATCAGTATCTTATAATGTTAGGTGAATCTAACTGGGGACTGTTAGCTGAGCGATTGATTGATAATGTTAGCTTATCACACCAGGACATTAAATGGCGTGATAAAGCCGGCAGAAGACCCTGGTTAGCTGGATTAATTAAAGAGAAAATGTGTGCTTTAATTAATGTATCGGCAATGACCGAGTTATTGAATCAAGGTTTAGATAGCCAAGACGATTAG
- a CDS encoding chemotaxis protein CheW, producing the protein MSEERVLSSNAADVNDEVLQWVTFHLEEETYGINVMQVQEVLRYSEIAPVPGAPAYVLGIINLRGNVVTVIDTRTRFGLNSAEVTDNSRIVIIEAEKQVIGILVDSVAEVVYLRSSEIDSAPNIGTEESAKFIQGVSNRDGELLILVDLNKLLSDEEWDELSNF; encoded by the coding sequence ATGAGTGAAGAAAGAGTTCTTTCGTCAAATGCAGCCGACGTAAATGATGAAGTATTGCAGTGGGTTACGTTTCACCTAGAAGAGGAAACGTACGGCATCAATGTAATGCAAGTTCAAGAAGTACTGCGCTACAGTGAAATTGCGCCAGTGCCCGGTGCCCCTGCTTATGTACTTGGCATTATCAATTTGCGTGGTAATGTTGTAACTGTCATTGATACACGTACGCGTTTTGGCTTAAATAGCGCTGAAGTGACAGATAACTCTAGAATCGTGATCATTGAAGCTGAAAAGCAGGTGATTGGTATTCTAGTCGACAGTGTTGCCGAAGTTGTTTATTTACGTAGTTCTGAAATAGACAGTGCACCAAACATTGGCACTGAAGAAAGTGCTAAGTTTATCCAAGGCGTTTCTAACCGTGACGGTGAGCTTCTAATCTTAGTTGATTTAAATAAGTTACTAAGTGATGAAGAGTGGGATGAACTAAGTAATTTCTAA
- a CDS encoding DUF2802 domain-containing protein, with protein sequence MVWQIISVVALCVAVCACIIAFSFLSRLKQVQKTHQDSEAKLLTQQTINKNEIAEIRSGLLKIGKHVMELQSEAQELKQKQQDIQLADPESKIYSRAVKMITLGADIDEIMRECELPRAEAELLFTLHQKEG encoded by the coding sequence ATGGTTTGGCAAATAATTTCAGTTGTTGCACTCTGTGTTGCTGTTTGTGCCTGCATAATTGCGTTTAGTTTTCTTTCACGTTTAAAGCAGGTACAAAAAACACATCAGGACAGTGAAGCTAAGTTACTTACTCAACAAACAATCAACAAAAATGAAATCGCAGAAATCCGTTCGGGTTTACTGAAAATTGGTAAACATGTAATGGAGCTTCAGTCCGAAGCACAAGAGCTAAAACAAAAGCAGCAAGATATTCAGTTGGCAGATCCAGAATCAAAAATTTATTCTCGTGCAGTCAAAATGATCACCTTAGGGGCGGATATCGACGAAATTATGCGCGAATGTGAATTGCCAAGAGCTGAAGCTGAACTGCTCTTTACACTTCACCAAAAAGAAGGGTAG
- a CDS encoding EscU/YscU/HrcU family type III secretion system export apparatus switch protein gives MTSQKSAIGLFYDGQGAPEVSSKGFGELAEHIIQYAKDNDILLHQDSALAESLAGLEIGQQIPEELYYVIAELIAFSYVLQGKFPPGWQALHNKLDVEA, from the coding sequence ATGACTTCACAGAAATCAGCAATCGGGCTATTTTACGATGGCCAAGGTGCCCCAGAAGTGAGTAGTAAAGGCTTCGGTGAATTAGCAGAGCATATAATTCAATATGCCAAAGACAATGACATACTGCTGCATCAGGACTCAGCATTGGCAGAGAGCTTAGCGGGCCTTGAAATCGGCCAACAAATACCGGAGGAGTTGTATTACGTTATTGCAGAGTTAATCGCGTTTTCTTATGTACTACAAGGAAAGTTTCCACCAGGCTGGCAAGCATTGCATAACAAATTAGACGTAGAAGCCTAG
- the ccmA gene encoding cytochrome c biogenesis heme-transporting ATPase CcmA → MLKVDSICCIRQDRCLFEDLSFELHQGQIVQLEGQNGAGKTSLLRILAGFVRAESGKVMWQNVDIAKDNLQFASDTLYIGHKTGVNGQLTALENLSFWLETHGLETDEDLHDVLAQLGLVGLEDVPVRLLSAGQQRRVALARLWLNKATLWMLDEPFTAVDKKGVVLLQQQFKKHLAAGGAIILTSHQDLTEHFPELSRLVLEYRF, encoded by the coding sequence TTGTTAAAAGTAGATTCAATTTGCTGCATTCGGCAAGATAGATGTTTGTTTGAAGATCTCTCTTTTGAATTACATCAAGGGCAAATTGTCCAGTTAGAAGGGCAAAATGGGGCTGGTAAAACGTCCCTTCTGCGCATACTCGCTGGATTCGTTCGCGCAGAATCAGGCAAAGTGATGTGGCAAAATGTTGATATTGCTAAAGACAACCTCCAGTTTGCCAGCGATACACTTTATATTGGCCATAAAACAGGTGTTAATGGTCAACTTACAGCACTTGAAAACCTTTCTTTTTGGCTTGAAACTCATGGCCTAGAAACAGATGAAGACTTGCATGATGTATTGGCGCAGCTTGGGTTAGTTGGTCTCGAAGATGTGCCCGTTCGCTTGCTTTCAGCAGGTCAACAACGCCGCGTGGCACTTGCGCGCCTTTGGCTTAACAAAGCAACGTTATGGATGTTGGACGAACCATTTACTGCCGTGGACAAAAAAGGGGTGGTATTGTTGCAACAGCAATTTAAAAAGCATTTAGCGGCAGGTGGTGCAATTATATTAACCAGCCACCAAGATTTAACCGAACACTTTCCAGAGTTATCGCGTTTAGTATTGGAGTACCGTTTCTAA
- the ccmB gene encoding heme exporter protein CcmB gives MNTHDSYWRLFSSIYKKDLTLAFRQRSEIINPVLFFIIVITLFPLGVGPEPNLLARMAPGIIWVAALLSTMLGLDKMFRDDYIDGTLEQMMLSPFPTSLTVLAKIAAHWTVTGLPLVIMTPMFALLLNLESEALTATLLTLLIGTPLLSLIGAIGAALTVGLQKGGVLLSLLVLPLYIPVLIFATSAIDAGAMSLDYSGQLAILGALLAGASVLAPFAVSSSLKVSVS, from the coding sequence ATGAACACCCATGATTCTTACTGGCGCTTATTCTCAAGTATCTATAAAAAAGATCTCACTTTGGCGTTTCGCCAGCGCTCAGAGATTATTAATCCTGTTTTATTTTTTATTATTGTTATTACCTTATTTCCATTAGGTGTAGGGCCTGAACCTAACTTACTAGCGCGTATGGCGCCAGGTATCATCTGGGTGGCTGCATTACTTTCTACCATGTTGGGTTTGGATAAAATGTTTCGCGATGACTATATCGATGGCACGCTTGAACAGATGATGTTAAGTCCATTTCCTACATCATTAACCGTGCTTGCTAAAATTGCGGCTCATTGGACTGTTACCGGATTACCTTTAGTCATAATGACGCCAATGTTTGCTTTACTGCTAAACCTAGAAAGTGAAGCGTTAACGGCGACCTTGTTAACGCTACTAATTGGTACACCGTTGTTAAGTCTAATCGGGGCGATAGGTGCGGCGTTAACGGTAGGGTTACAGAAGGGCGGTGTTTTACTTAGTTTATTAGTCTTACCGCTCTATATTCCGGTATTAATTTTTGCGACATCTGCCATTGATGCGGGGGCGATGTCGCTTGACTACTCTGGTCAGTTAGCCATATTAGGGGCGTTACTTGCTGGTGCAAGTGTATTGGCGCCATTTGCCGTTTCATCATCTTTAAAAGTGAGTGTGAGTTAG
- a CDS encoding heme ABC transporter permease: MWKWLHPYAKAEKAYQVCNTLMPYFAVFAVVGLIVGWTWGLAFAPADYQQKDSYRIIFIHVPSAILSMGAYTSMAITAFIAMVWQIRNAELAVVAIAPVGAAVAAIALITGAAWGKPMWGTWWVWDARLTTMLILLFLYIGVIALYHAFEDKGAAGRASCILAMVGVVNVPIIHYSVEWWNTLHQGSTITKFDGSAIDSSMLYPLLINIFAFACLMAVIVLMRLKNEILEREKHRPWVRNLVSGGKNAV, encoded by the coding sequence ATGTGGAAGTGGTTACATCCATATGCGAAAGCAGAAAAAGCGTATCAAGTTTGTAATACTTTGATGCCCTATTTTGCCGTGTTTGCGGTAGTTGGTTTAATTGTTGGGTGGACATGGGGTCTTGCGTTTGCACCAGCGGATTATCAACAAAAAGACAGTTATCGAATCATTTTTATTCATGTTCCTTCAGCGATTTTGTCAATGGGTGCTTACACTTCAATGGCAATTACCGCCTTTATTGCAATGGTGTGGCAGATCCGAAATGCCGAACTAGCCGTAGTTGCTATAGCGCCAGTGGGTGCAGCGGTTGCCGCAATTGCATTAATTACTGGTGCAGCATGGGGTAAACCTATGTGGGGCACTTGGTGGGTATGGGATGCACGCTTAACAACCATGCTTATTTTGCTATTTCTTTATATCGGGGTAATTGCGCTTTATCATGCGTTTGAAGATAAAGGTGCAGCCGGTCGCGCCTCATGTATTCTGGCTATGGTAGGTGTAGTGAATGTACCAATTATTCACTACTCAGTGGAGTGGTGGAACACGCTTCATCAAGGTTCAACAATTACCAAATTTGATGGTTCTGCAATTGATAGCAGTATGCTTTATCCATTGCTTATCAATATTTTTGCATTTGCATGCTTAATGGCAGTTATCGTGCTAATGCGTTTGAAGAATGAAATTTTAGAAAGAGAAAAGCACCGCCCCTGGGTGCGCAATTTAGTGAGTGGAGGTAAAAATGCAGTTTAA
- the ccmD gene encoding heme exporter protein CcmD: protein MQFNSLSEFFAMGGYGFFVWLSYGACALILLGIFISSKRTHRKILDNVKSQIAREERIKKAKEQGL, encoded by the coding sequence ATGCAGTTTAACTCGCTTTCAGAATTTTTCGCTATGGGTGGCTATGGCTTTTTTGTCTGGCTCTCATATGGGGCATGTGCATTGATTTTATTAGGTATTTTTATATCAAGTAAACGTACACATCGTAAAATTTTAGATAATGTTAAATCGCAAATTGCGCGCGAAGAGCGTATCAAAAAAGCGAAGGAGCAGGGGCTGTGA
- the ccmE gene encoding cytochrome c maturation protein CcmE, which translates to MNPRRKKRMFTILAVLLGIGSAIGLTLYALQENINLFYTPSELIEGKGENKEKPFIGQKLRIGGMVVPGSVVRDEESLDVEFKLIDTGPLVTIRYHGILPDLFREGQGIVAQGVLIEPNVIEAFEVLAKHDEEYMPADVAEAVKGIKHEKPKYNLNNGGY; encoded by the coding sequence GTGAATCCAAGACGTAAAAAACGTATGTTTACTATTTTAGCGGTGCTGTTAGGGATTGGTTCAGCAATAGGCCTGACCTTGTATGCATTACAAGAGAATATTAACTTGTTCTACACACCTTCAGAATTAATTGAAGGTAAAGGCGAAAATAAAGAAAAGCCATTTATTGGTCAAAAACTGCGAATCGGCGGTATGGTTGTACCGGGTTCAGTTGTTCGTGATGAAGAATCTCTAGATGTTGAGTTCAAATTAATTGATACCGGTCCATTAGTGACAATTCGTTATCATGGTATTTTACCTGACTTGTTTCGTGAAGGTCAGGGCATTGTTGCACAAGGTGTGTTAATTGAACCAAATGTGATTGAAGCGTTTGAAGTACTAGCAAAGCACGATGAAGAATACATGCCAGCGGACGTTGCTGAAGCTGTGAAGGGAATTAAACACGAAAAACCAAAATATAACCTTAACAACGGCGGTTATTAA